In one Lycium barbarum isolate Lr01 chromosome 7, ASM1917538v2, whole genome shotgun sequence genomic region, the following are encoded:
- the LOC132602477 gene encoding uncharacterized protein LOC132602477, with protein MHWLESSSNQEYGHDLADFIGVESCIDINLESNTQHDGLMIKKRLEMKREKIDKEYPPPIPCLLHTENYPYSKIKMPWVMKRYTEDGRLIIKEEKVKHYEYLEAHRSDGRLTLRLIPLNNEVLRTHDDDDDSENELVEDEEEVNIHDWEEKEKEEELSDVNKSDEDSFQQRNGELKGENELANVNGGAVIGTKCCSSCMFDLAMPAIRSLHT; from the exons ATGCATTGGCTGGAATCATCGTCAAACCAAGAATATGGACATGATTTGGCTGATTTCATTGGTGTTGAGAGTTGCATTGATATAAACCTCGAGTCCAATACTCAACATGATGGTTTGATGATCAAGAAAAGGCTTGAAATGAAAAGAGAGAAAATAGATAAAGAATATCCTCCACCAATACCATGTCTTCTACACACAGAAAATTACCCTTATTCCAAAATCAAAATGCCTTGGGTGATGAAGAGATACACTGAAGATGGCAG GTTGATCATTAAGGAAGAGAAAGTAAAACACTATGAGTATCTCGAGGCTCATCGGTCCGATGGACGGCTGACACTTCGTCTCATCCCGCTTAACAATGAAGTTTTGAGAACacacgacgatgatgatgatagtgaaaATGAGCTTGTGGAAGATGAAGAGGAGGTTAATATTCATGATtgggaagaaaaagaaaaagaagaagaacttAGTGATGTAAATAAAAGTGATGAAGATAGTTTTCAACAAAGGAATGGAGAATTAAAGGGTGAAAATGAATTGGCAAATGTGAATGGTGGTGCAGTAATTGGAACCAAGTGTTGTAGTTCATGTATGTTTGACTTGGCCATGCCCGCAATAAGGTCACTTCATACGTAA